The following proteins are co-located in the Triticum aestivum cultivar Chinese Spring chromosome 1A, IWGSC CS RefSeq v2.1, whole genome shotgun sequence genome:
- the LOC123106975 gene encoding small polypeptide DEVIL 8 has protein sequence MELAASASVSVCSAYHHLSTPAEANDDSTRSQPQLQRRRKQAAGSGIGGLRSRCHAVLKQQRTRLYILRRCVSMLLCWNEHDMSD, from the coding sequence ATGGAACTGGCCGCTTCAGCTTCGGTGTCCGTCTGCTCGGCGTACCACCACCTCTCAACGCCGGCTGAGGCCAACGACGACAGCACGCGGTCCCAACCGCAGCTGCAGCGCCGGAGGAAACAGGCCGCTGGCAGTGGCATCGGTGGGCTCCGGTCCCGGTGCCATGCTGTTCTGAAGCAGCAGAGGACGAGGCTGTACATCCTCCGGCGGTGTGTCTCGATGCTGCTGTGCTGGAACGAGCACGACATGTCCGACTGA